TGAAGGAAACTCATCCTGAAAAGCCATGAACCCTTCTGAGGCAGGAAATGTCTCCAGGGAATCAACATGATCGCCACCGATGAGTTTTCGGAATTTTCCCTCGTAAGGTTCAAAATTCACACCACCGTAAATAAATAGCGAGAACTCAGGGAATACCTCCTTTATTGAAGCTTTGCCGCTCTGCCGGATAAGCTTCTCAAAATACATTTCCACCCAGGGAGGGATGCCGCTTATCAGTGTCATGTTCCTGTCAACTGTCTGATCAACTATAGCATCCAGCTTCCTCTCCCAGTCCTCTATACAATTAACCTCCCATGAGGGCAACTGGTTGCGCCTAAGGTATGACGGAACATGATGATTTACTATTCCTGAAAGCCGTCCTGAAGGAATACCGTTCTCATCTTTCAGCAGGGGGCTGCCTGAAAGGAATATGTAGTTTCCGTCTACAAACCCCGCGTTGCCGGTCTTCCGTATATAGTTCAACAGGGCAAGCCTTGTAGAGCCTATGTGATTGGGAATTGAATCGCGGGTGATCGGTATATATTTACCCCCGGAAGTGGTACCCGATGTCATTGCAAAATAGATGGGGCGGCCTGGCCACAAAACGCTCCGGTGTCCCAGCCTTACCCTTCCTATATATGACCTGAGCCCCTCATAGTCCCTTACCGGCACCATATTAGCGAACTGTTCGTATGTTCTTACTGAAGAGAAAGAATGATCGCGGCCAAAACCGGTATCCCTGCCCTTACGCAGGAGCTGCCTGAAAACCCGATCCTGCATTTCAACTGCCCGGCTTTTCCATGAATTTATCCGATTACTGTATAATCTGGCAGCCATCCTGGCTGAAAAATTCAAAAAGCTCATTTACCTGTTTTTGCAGTTAAACTTCAATTATCGCTTTCTCCGTATCCGGATTCAATAAGCACTCCAATCAATTCCCGGTAAACCCCGGTTCCTTCTTCGAGTGCCTTAAAAGGCAGCCGCTCATCAACGTTGTGAATTGTTTCAAGCAGGTGCACAGGTAAAAATACGGGTAATATGCCATATGTAGGTATACCCAGGGCCCTGAAATAATTGTTGTCGTTCGATGCAGGAGCGAGTATGGGGATAACACCCGATCCGGGAAAAACCCTGAGAAGCGCCTCCTTCATGTATTCATAGTACTCGTCTACCGGGGTCGGCGGAGCATGTATACCCTCCCTGATTACAGTCAGCTCTACCTTGCTGTTGTCAAGCGATCTTCGGATCTTGTCAAGGAATTCATCAACATCAGTTTCAGGCAGCAGCCTGCAGTCCAGAATTGCTGTTATCTCCTGCGGTATCTGATTGGGAGGACCCTTCGGAGTATTAATAGCGGTTATCGTTATGGTGTTAGATATCAGAGCATATACCATCTCCTCCCTTTTCATTGCAGGTACAACGAAAGGCCTGAACAACCTGAGGTTCCTCAGTGCCAGTCCGCGCAAGCCTCCCTCCACCCGGCCCAGTTCATAAAACATATTACGGGTTGACTCTGAAAATATTATCCTCCTGTTTCTTTCTGCAAGACGGTTAAGTGCCTGAATCTTATCCTGTACAACATAACTGGAAGGCGGCACCGAACCATGTCCGCTCGTTGTCATCGTAAGTTTAAGTTCAATCCAGAGACTTCGCTTAAAGGCTGTTGAAATCCCGAAAAGTTTCCTGTCCGGTTCCCTAACCAGAACACCGGGCACACCCGATCCACCCTCGCCGTATACAACTGCGGGATTTAAAATATCCATAAAATCTTCAACAATGATCATGGCCCCGGTATGCCCACCCGTTTCTTCACCTGAAACTGAAAGCATTGTGACATTGAAAGGCAGTTCAGAAGCAGATGCAACATCCAGGTAATCCTTCATTGCCATTAGCTGCATAACTGCCATTCCCTTGTTGTCTATTGCACCTCGTCCCCATACCTTACCACCGGAAATGGTGCCGGAAAATGGCGGATAGGTATACTCTCCATTTCCCCCGGCAGGGACAACATCAATGTGATTCAGCAGAACGATGTTGGGCTTGCCTGAAGAGAGCGGATATAATGATGCTGTAAAATTAAAACTGGCAGGTTCATCGGTTAGTATCTCCACATGGAAGCCCATCTGCCGGGCAACTGTCGAAAAGAAAAGACCTGCCATCCTCTCATGACCGGTAACTGATGCATGTCTGATATAACGGCTCAGCAATTCAGCTGAATAAGGCACACTATCACTCCCTTCAGCAAAAACGACCCTGAAGGGACTGCAAAAACAGAAGAATAAAAGTAGTGTTGCTAAGCGTCCAACCATAATACAAAAATAATATATTCCCAAATAGTGGCAAGGTCAGATTGCGTTATTCAGGGAGGCGTTGATACCGTAACTTAGTCAGCGATCAGTATCGGGTCCAGTTACTCCAATGAACATGAACATGCTGGCGGACTGGCAGGCTGATAATGTCAGGTAGCGGCCTATATATCTATATTGGCATATTTGGCGTGCCGTTCAATGAACTCCCTTCTTGGAGGAACCTCATCTCCCATCAGCATTGCAAATATATGATCTGCCTCAGCGGCATTTTCAATAGTCACCTGCCTGAGCTTCCTTGTCTCCGGGTTCATGGTTGTTTCCCAGAGCTGCTCGGCATTCATCTCGCCGAGCCCCTTGTAACGCTGAATATGAATGCCGCTCTCCGAACCCTGACCAAGCTCATCCACAGCTATTTTACGCTCGTCCTCCGACCAGCAGTATCTTTCATGTTTACCCCTTTTAATAAGGTAAAGGGGTGGGGTGGCAATATAGAGGTGCCCATTCTTGATCAGCTCCAGCATGTGCCTGAAAAAGAATGTCATGATCAGGGTTGATATATGACTGCCGTCAACATCGGCATCAGTCATTATTACAACCTTGAAATACCTCAGCTTTTCAAGGTTAAGTTCCTTAGAGTCCTCGTCAGTCCCTATTGTAACTCCCAGGGCGGTAAATATATTCTTGATCTCTTCGTTGTCGAATATCTTATGAGGCATTGCTTTCTCCACATTCAGAATCTTTCCGCGCAGGGGCAGTATGGCCTGGAACGCACGGTCCCTTCCCTGCTTTGCAGTGCCACCAGCTGAATCACCCTCAACAAGGAATATCTCACATATACCGGGATCACGCTCAGAACAGTCAGCCAGCTTTCCCGGTAATCCCGACCCGCTCAGTACATTTTTCCTCTGAACAAGTTCCCGTGCTTTTCTTGCAGCATGACGCGCTGTTGCAGCAAGAACAACCTTCTGTACGATACTTTTGGCATCCTTCGGGTTCTCCTCAAGATAATTGCTAAGTGCCGAGCTTACTGCCTGGTCGACAGCACCCATTACTTCGGAGTTGCCAAGCTTGGTTTTGGTCTGTCCCTCAAACTGGGGCTCCTGCACTTTTATGGAAACAATAGCCGTGAGACCTTCCCGGAAATCATCGCCGCTTATATCGAACTTGAGCTTGCTAAGCATCCCGGATTTTTCTGCATAATTCTTCAGGGTACGGGTCAGCCCCCTTCTGAAACCCGCAAGATGCGTACCGCCTTCGATAGTGTTGATGTTATTTACATACGAATGGACATTCTCAGAGAAAGAAGTGTTATACTGCAGTGCTATCTCGACCGGGATGTCATTTTTCTCCGTCTCGATATAGATGATATTATCAATAATACTGTCCCTTGTAAGGTCAAGAAAACCGACAAATTCCTTTAGTCCCTCTTCAGAGTAATACGATTCATGCCTGTATTTGCCCGAAGTGTCATTGACCCCGTTACCATTCTCTTCAACATCTCTTTTGTCGGTTATGCTCAGCCTTATACCCTTATTGAGAAATGCAAGTTCACGCAGACGGGATGAGAGAATATCATAATGAAAGTCCGTTGTCGAAAAGATCGACGGATCAGGGTAAAATGTAACAATTGTGCCGGTTCTGTCAGAAGTTCCAATCTCCTTTACCTGGTAAAGAGGCCTTCCTGCTGAATACTCCTGCATATAAACCTTGCCTTCACGGTGGACCTCGGCAATAAGCTTCACCGACAAGGCATTGACACATGAAACACCAACTCCGTGAAGACCCCCTGAAACCTTATAAGATTCCTTGTCAAATTTTCCGCCTGCATGTAACACTGTCATAACAACTTCAAGAGCGGACTTTTTCTCTTTTTCATGATAGTCGACCGGGATCCCCCGGCCATTGTCACTCACTGTTATTGAGCCATCCTCGTTAATAACCAGATCAATATTATTACAGTAGCCCACCATTGCTTCATCAATGGAGTTGTCAATCACCTCATATACCAGGTGGTGCAGCCCCTTGATACTAACATCGCCAATATACATCGCAGGTCTTTTCCTGACCGCCTCAAGTCCCTCCAGCACCTGTATGCTGTCAGCCAGGTACAAGCCTTTTTTCAATTCTTCAGGATTGATCTCCATAGAAATTTATTAAAATAGTTAATTACAACACGCTCTATATAAATGAATTTTAAAAAATCATTCACTGTTTTTTAAATCCAACAAATATAACAAAAATCAAGCAAAGATTCCCTGAAAACTGACCACCTGAAAGGCTGACTTTTCAACAAATAACAAACATCCTAAAGCTATGGTAAGCTGAGTATTACATAGAGTAAGTAAACCCTGCTTTCAAGGTAAAACCCT
This genomic stretch from Marinilabiliales bacterium harbors:
- a CDS encoding M20/M25/M40 family metallo-hydrolase encodes the protein MGIYYFCIMVGRLATLLLFFCFCSPFRVVFAEGSDSVPYSAELLSRYIRHASVTGHERMAGLFFSTVARQMGFHVEILTDEPASFNFTASLYPLSSGKPNIVLLNHIDVVPAGGNGEYTYPPFSGTISGGKVWGRGAIDNKGMAVMQLMAMKDYLDVASASELPFNVTMLSVSGEETGGHTGAMIIVEDFMDILNPAVVYGEGGSGVPGVLVREPDRKLFGISTAFKRSLWIELKLTMTTSGHGSVPPSSYVVQDKIQALNRLAERNRRIIFSESTRNMFYELGRVEGGLRGLALRNLRLFRPFVVPAMKREEMVYALISNTITITAINTPKGPPNQIPQEITAILDCRLLPETDVDEFLDKIRRSLDNSKVELTVIREGIHAPPTPVDEYYEYMKEALLRVFPGSGVIPILAPASNDNNYFRALGIPTYGILPVFLPVHLLETIHNVDERLPFKALEEGTGVYRELIGVLIESGYGESDN
- the gyrB gene encoding DNA topoisomerase (ATP-hydrolyzing) subunit B; protein product: MEINPEELKKGLYLADSIQVLEGLEAVRKRPAMYIGDVSIKGLHHLVYEVIDNSIDEAMVGYCNNIDLVINEDGSITVSDNGRGIPVDYHEKEKKSALEVVMTVLHAGGKFDKESYKVSGGLHGVGVSCVNALSVKLIAEVHREGKVYMQEYSAGRPLYQVKEIGTSDRTGTIVTFYPDPSIFSTTDFHYDILSSRLRELAFLNKGIRLSITDKRDVEENGNGVNDTSGKYRHESYYSEEGLKEFVGFLDLTRDSIIDNIIYIETEKNDIPVEIALQYNTSFSENVHSYVNNINTIEGGTHLAGFRRGLTRTLKNYAEKSGMLSKLKFDISGDDFREGLTAIVSIKVQEPQFEGQTKTKLGNSEVMGAVDQAVSSALSNYLEENPKDAKSIVQKVVLAATARHAARKARELVQRKNVLSGSGLPGKLADCSERDPGICEIFLVEGDSAGGTAKQGRDRAFQAILPLRGKILNVEKAMPHKIFDNEEIKNIFTALGVTIGTDEDSKELNLEKLRYFKVVIMTDADVDGSHISTLIMTFFFRHMLELIKNGHLYIATPPLYLIKRGKHERYCWSEDERKIAVDELGQGSESGIHIQRYKGLGEMNAEQLWETTMNPETRKLRQVTIENAAEADHIFAMLMGDEVPPRREFIERHAKYANIDI